TGGCTTCTCTATCTCACCAAGTAGGAGCGCCTGCCAACCAAAAGGCCACTCCAATGGATATGGAGTAATGAAATGTGTTGCCAACTCTGCTTTAAAGCCAAATCGTTCATAATACCTAGGATCACCATACACGAAGACAATAGTCACATTCATACTACGCAATCGCTTAAGCCCAGCATCAATTAGTTTACTCCCCACACCATTACCTTGGCATTCTGGCTTAACAGCGAGTGGTGCCAGAATATACCCATGGAAATCTGGTTTTTCGCCAATAAATACAGGACTATATGCAACGTTTCCAATTATTTCATTGTCATCGACCGCTACCAATGATAGGGTACAAGGCTCCGTAATATTGGAGATGAGGTCATCAGCGAGACCTGCCACAAGATCACCCTCCCCGATCGGAAAGGCCGACATATGTAAGGAGCGCACGCTCTCACGATCCCTTATTTCTGCATCTCGGATAATCATGTTGTGCGGCTTCATGTATTGAGTTATTATTTAATTTTTAGTCTAAATTCCAGTTTTGTTCAACCCTAAATTTGCGGTAAACAACTCACCGCTAACTCACCCACGAGTATAGCGGGAGCTTTCCGGCTCATCGTTTACCAGTCTGAGTTCTTCGAGAACTACGTTATTTCTAAGTGTTTAAGTTCCTACCTGGGGATGCGTAGCTAGTCCCCAGCTCTAGAACTCAGTTATTAAACAGACGTAGTTGAGTTAGGTCGGTGTAACTGAGAAAGTACCGAGAAATAACATTGACGAAGCTAACTTTACCCTAGCAATAGGAGAAAACACAATTATGCGTGTCTTTGTACTCAACAATAATCGAAAACCTTTAGACCCCTGTAAACCGGCGAGAGCAAGAATTTTACTTTCATCAGGCAAAGCAAAGGTCTATCGTC
The Moorena sp. SIOASIH genome window above contains:
- a CDS encoding N-acetyltransferase translates to MKPHNMIIRDAEIRDRESVRSLHMSAFPIGEGDLVAGLADDLISNITEPCTLSLVAVDDNEIIGNVAYSPVFIGEKPDFHGYILAPLAVKPECQGNGVGSKLIDAGLKRLRSMNVTIVFVYGDPRYYERFGFKAELATHFITPYPLEWPFGWQALLLGEIEKPDAAVNIKCVKSLNNPKLW